The genomic interval CGATTTCATTGTTTTGAATAGCTTACAAGACGAGGGAGCTGGTTTTGCGGGTAACCAAAACAAGATAACCATTATAAATCGTGCGGGCGAACATTTCCAATTCAAATTAAAGTCCAAACTTGAGGTAGCCCAAGATATTGCTCAACATACGCTCACCCTACTTTAAGTAGCTTTTTTACGTATCTTTGTCAAAGCGCTTTGTCAAATTTTATTGGATATCTAATTTACATATTACATGCTGGCACGTTTGTCAATAAAAAATTATGCTTTAATAGACGAGATTGACATTCAATTCGGAAAAGGGCTTAATATTATAACGGGCGAAACGGGTGCAGGAAAGTCAATCATTCTCGGAGCTTTGTCTTTGATTTTAGGCCAACGGTCAGAGAGTAAATATTTTTACAACCAGAGTAAGAAATGTGTAATCGAAGGCTATTTCAATATTGAAGATTACAATATTCGAGAGTTTTTTGATCACAATGATTTAGATTACGAACAGCAATGCATCATTAGACGAGAAATATATCCAGATGGGAAGTCCCGTGCATTTATCAATGATACTCCCGTTAAACTTAATCTGCTTAAGATACTAAGTGAAAAACTGATTGCAATACACTCGCAGCATGCCACGCTGGAAATTAACACTCAAGCATTTCAGTTACTCACAATCGACAGTGTTGCTGAGAACAGCGACTTATTAAGCACGTTTCAGGATACCTTTCATCAGTTTTTACAGACTGAAAAAGAGTATCAGAGCCTGTCGGAATTAAACTCACAACTACAGGCTGAGATGGACTATCATCAATTTTTATTTGATGAGCTCCAGGCTGCGGGATTAAAAATGGGTGAGCAGAAAGACCTTGAGGAAGAGTTATCCTTACTTAGTCATGCAGAGGATATAAAAAGCAGCCTCCAACAGGCAAACTATCTGCTTCAGGAACAGGAGCACTCTAGTCTGAGCTTAATCAAACAAAGTCTCCAACAATTACAACAAGTAGAACAGTTCTTTCCGAAATTGGAAGAGCTCAGCGGACGACTCAACAGTAGCTACATTGAATTGAAGGATATTTCGAATGAGCTGGCTATTCTCGACAGTGAAACATCTGTCGACTCAGAAAGAATGCAGTTTATTGAAGATCGCCTGAGCCTAATTTATAAACTCCTTCAAAAACACCAGTCGGATGATGTTGCATCTTTGTTGACGGTGCAGGAGGAGCTTGACAAAAAGATCAATGCTGTTCTGCTTAATGATGACCGATTGCAAAAATTAGCGGAGGAGCGTGCGCAACTGTCTGATAAAAGTCGGCAACTTGCAGCCAAGCTTACGAAAACTCGGGAAGCTACTATCCCCGTTATTGAAAACTCGATTCAGCATTCTCTGAAAGAAGTGGGTATGCCTCATAGTGTTTTTAAAATCCAATTAAATCCATTTGCAGATCATATTCTTAAAAAGAGCGGGCAAGATGAAGTTGTGTTTTTGTTTTCGGCTAACCAAGGTCAAGAACCTCAACCAGTCAGCAAGGTAGCATCTGGTGGGGAGCTATCAAGGCTCATGCTCGCGATCAAATCATTAGTAGCACAAACCTCCGCTCTTCCAACTATTATATTTGACGAGATCGACACCGGAATATCGGGTGATGTGGCAATGAAAGTAGGTGAATTAATGCGTCAACTGACTACCAATTTACAAGTAATTGCCATTACGCATTTACCTCAGATAGCTGCGCAAGGCGTTCATCACTTTAAAGTCTACAAAGAACAGCATACAAATAAGACAATTACCAATATTCAACTACTGGAACATGAAGCTCGGGTGACCGAACTAGCACAGATGCTTGGTGGCACAGATATCAGTGAAACTGCCACGATGCATGCTAGAGAACTTTTGAATCTGCATTTGAAATAATAAATAATTAGCGATTACAACAAACAGACAAAAGATAACGGGTTATTTGGCAAATCAGCATCTTTTTATAACCTTTGGTTTAGAATTTTAAAAGTAATTTAATCAATCCATTATGGCATATAATTTATTAAAAGGAAAAAAAGGAATCATCTTTGGAGCGCTCGATGAACGCTCGATCGCTTGGAAAACCGCATTGCGCTGTGTTGAAGAAGGAGCGGAGATTGTACTAACAAACGCCCCTGTTGCACTACGCATGGGGACGATAGACCAGCTTGCTAAGGAATGCAACAATGCGCCTGTAATCCCTGCGGATGTGACCAGTGTTCAAGATATTGAGAATTTGTTCGACAAGTCGATGGAACATTTTGGTGGCGGGGTTGATTTTATTTTGCACTCCATCGGTATGAGTATCAATGTCCGGAAAGGTATTCACTACACGGAAAACAACTACGATTTTATGCACAAAGGCTTTGATATTTCAGCAATCAGCCTTCACCGAATCTTGCAAACTGCCTTAAAAAAGGATGCAATTAATGAATGGGGTTCGGTTGTAGCCTTAACTTACATAGCAGGGCAACGGGTATTCCCTGATTACAATGATATGGCTGACGCGAAGGCTCTGTTAGAAAGTATTGCACGTAACTTTGGCTATCAATATGGCGTAAAAAAGCAGGTAAGAATCAATACAATTAGTCAATCCCCTACGCGTACAACAGCAGGTTCTGGAGTGAAAGGTTTTGATGGATTTATTGACTATGCAGATAAGATGTCACCACTAGGAAATGCTTCCGCAGATGAATGTGCAAATTATGCTATTTCTTTATTTTCTGATTTAACGAAAATGGTGACCATGCAGAATTTGTTCCATGATGGCGGTTTCTCGTTTACAGGGGTCAGTGAAGCCATCATCCAACACATGGGTGAGAAAGAAGATTAAACACATCTACATCACAATAAAAAGGTTACCCTCAAGTGTAACCTTTTTATTTGTTTAATCCTGTCGTTTTCTCCGAACGACATACATTTCTTCAGCTAAGTTCAAAAGATTGATGACGCTGCGGAATTTCGACCTCGTAACCTTTCTTTTGAAGTATTTTTTGGAATATAAGCTGCGTATCCAAATCTCCGTGTACAAGAAAGACCTTCTTAACAAGTGTTACGTTCTGGGATGATAGAAACTGAATTAAGTCATTTTGATCCCCATGAGCACTCATAGACTGCACACTCTGAACTTGAGCTCTCACAGGAAACTTTTCACCAAAAATGGACACAATATCTGCGCCCGCCTTCAGTCGTCCGGCCAAAGAACCTGGTTCACTGTAACCAACCAAAAGAATCGTATTTTTTGGATCTTCAATATTGTTCTTGATATGATGCTTGATGCGTCCGGCTTCAGCCATCCCAGACGCAGAGATGATGATACAAGGTTCTTTCCTGAAATTCAATAATTTTGACTCCTCTGCATCCTCTACAAAATGAAGTTTTGGGAAGTCAAACGGATCATCATCATTCTTCATAACTTCCTGTACTTTTTCATTAAAGTTCCAAGGGTGAGACTTTACTACCAAGGTTGCTTTTTCTGACAGGGGACTGTCTACATACACAGGTACAGCTGGAAGATGCCCTTTCAGACTCAGGTTATTTAAATGATACAATAATTCCTGCGTGCGACCCACACTAAAGGCTGGTATGATTACTTTTCCTTGCCGAGCAACACAGGTTTCCTCTATGATTCGTCTTAAGTTCTCTTCTGCGGGCTCCGGTTTTTGATGTAGTTCATCACCATAGGTAGATTCCACTAAGATGTAGTCAGCCTGCCTGAAGCTCTCAGGCGATTTTAGTATCAAATCTCCATAACGACCTACATCACCGGAGAAAGAAAGTTTCAGCGTTCTGCCTTGTTCGATGATATCAAGATGAACCGCAGCGCTACCAATGATATGACCTGCATCGGTGAAAGTTAACCTCGCGTTTTGATTAAGCTCAAAAGGCGTTCGATATTTCACCGTCCGGATCAAAGAGAGAGCCATATATGCATCCTCGGTATTGTACAAAGGCTCTATTTCCGGTTTCCCCTGTTTCTTTCTTTTTTTATTCAAATAGCGTGCATCTGATTCTTGAATGTAGGCGGAATCTAATAAAAGTATCTTACAGAGATCTCTGGTTGCGGGTGTACAAAAAATTTTACCTCGAAATCCTTGCTTGACAAGAAAAGGAAGAAGTCCGGAATGATCGATATGCGCGTGAGAAAGTATCACGCAATCAACCTCTCTTGGGTTGAAGCCAAAGTCGCGGTTAAGGACGTCACTGTCAACACCTCTTCCTTGAAACATTCCACAATCTAATAATATTTTATAGCCATCATCCAGATGAAGAAGATGTTTACTACCAGTAACAGTTTGGGCAGCGCCATGAAAGGTTATTTCCATAAAATATTTTTTTATGTTGAAAAACCAATTTAATAAAAATGGTGATAAAAGCAGAACGGCAACCTATTAAAGTTGCCGTTCTGCTTTTGTTAAAATCTTATAAGATTTGATCTATTTCAACTCTTTAAACTGAAGGTCAGGAGAGTCAAAAAGACCCTGGTAGTCCAAATAGTCTGTCGTTGTTAATATGATTTTAGCTGTAATATCACTAGACGGCGCTTCAATCCGGATATCATCATCGGCAATTGGGTCTTCAATATAAATAGTAACCATTCCGATTGAATAATTTACCGAGTAAGCTTGAGCCGCAAAAGTCGTAGGGAGAACATCGTAGGTTTGTTCATTATCGAAACTTAGTGCAACAGCCACCCCACCTTGTAGCATGTAGTACTCGGTTAAATCTTGAAGAGGGATATCAAACGCGATTAGCGAATTAGCTTCTCGCACCCATCCATCCGGGTCAAGGGTAACGACAAAAGCGGTGTTCGGGTTCTCGATTGGTTGAACATTATCGTCATCATCACATGCTGAAAATCCAATTAACAGCAGTGAGCATATCAGTAGTAAGTGCTTTTTCATATTTTGTTTTGTTGTTTGTAAGTTAGAGTATTAATTATTAGAAAGGTTTAATACAAACAACACGCCAAAATAAAAGAGGGTGTGATAAACGCCTGTTATCACACCCTCTTCCTGTAATTTAATGTGAGAAAGGATTACTTTTCTTCCTTCTTATCGTCCTTTTTGCTAGACTTCGGTGTCACATCCGTCGGCTTGGAGCTTTTACCCTTTCCCTCTTTTACTGACTTAACAATCATTTCCGATTTTTCGGAGTCAAAATCTATCAGGAGAGTGCTCCCTTCAACAAGTTCACCCTTCAAAATCTCTTCTGCAACTGGATCCTCTAGGTATTTTTGTATCGCTCGCTTTAATGGCCTTGCACCGAAATTGGAATCAAAACCCTTTTCTGCAATGTGTTTCTTTGCTTCATCGGTTAATTTAATTGTATAACCAAGCCCTTCGATACGTTCGAAAAGAGTCTTCAACTCAATATCAATGATCTTGAAGATCTCATCTTGACCAAGCGAATTAAATACAATCACATCATCAACACGATTCAAAAACTCTGGTGCAAATGTACGTTTCAGTGCATTCTCAATTACGCTTCTAGAATGTGCATCTGCCTGTCCGGCTTTGGCCGATGTAGTAAAACCAACACCCTGACCGAAATCTTTCAGTTGACGAGCACCTATATTCGACGTCATAATAACGATCGTATTTCTAAAATCCACTTTTCTACCCAGACTATCCGTTAGCTGCCCTTCATCCAACACTTGCAATAGCAAATTAAAAACGTCGGGATGCGCTTTTTCAATTTCATCTAAAAGAACAACCGAATAAGGCTTTCTTCGTATTTTTTCTGTAAGCTGCCCTCCTTCTTCATAGCCTACGTAGCCCGGCGGCGCACCTACGAGTCTGGATACGGCAAACTTCTCCATATACTCACTCATATCAATTTGAATGAGCGAATCTTCACTGTCAAACATAAAACGAGCAAGCTCTTTTGCTAACTCTGTTTTACCAACACCTGTAGGGCCAAGGAAAATAAAAGAGCCGATCGGTTTTTTTGGATCTTTCAATCCGGCACGGGTTCGCTGGATAGCACGTACAAGTTTTTGCACTGCGTCATCCTGCCCGATAATCCGATTTTTCATCGCATCACCCATACCCAGAAGTTTTTGACTATCGGTCTGACCAACACGTTGGACTGGTATTCCTGTCATCATTGAAACAACTTCTGCAACATTTTCCTCTCCTACTGTATACCTTTTCGTTTTAGTTTCTGCTTCCCAAGCTTTCTTTTCCTGTTCTAGTTCTTCCAGCAGGCGCTTCTCGGTGTCCCGTAATTTTGCGGCTTCCTCATATTTTTGACTACGCACCACTTTATTCTTTTCGATCTTGATCTCTTCTATCTTTTCTTCGATATCGATGATCGATTGTGGAACATGAATATTGTTTAGATGGACACGCGAGCCAGCTTCATCTAACGCATCAATAGCCTTATCCGGCAAGAAACGGTCAGTAACATACCGGGTAGTCAGCGTCGCACAAGCATTAATTGCTTCGGGAGTATAGGAAACACCATGGTGTTCTTCATATTTCTCTTTGATCCGATTCAGAATCTCAATTGTTTCCTCATATGTTGCTGGCTCTACAAGAACCTTTTGGAAACGACGATCAAGCGCTCCATCTTTTTCAATAAACTGTCTGTATTCGTCGAGCGTTGTGGCACCTATACATTGAATCTCGCCTCTCGCTAAAGCAGGCTTGAACATATTGGAGGCATCCAACGAACCTGAAGCACCACCAGCACCAACAATGGTATGGATCTCATCTATAAATAAAATAACATCAGGTGATTTTTCCAATTCGTTCATTACGGCCTTCATCCGCTCTTCAAACTGCCCACGATATTTTGTGCCAGCGACCAAAGAAGCTAAGTCTAATGTTACTACTCGCTTATTAAACAACACTCGTGATACCTTTCGTTGCACAATACGCAACGCCAAACCTTCGGCTATAGCTGACTTACCAACACCAGGCTCACCAATTAGAATCGGATTGTTTTTCTTTCTCCGCGAAAGAATTTGAGAAACACGCTCGATCTCTTTTTCACGACCGACAATAGGGTCTAACCGACCTTCCTCAGCCGCACGAGTTAGATCGCGCCCGAAGTTATCCAATACCGGTGTTTTCGATTTAATATCAGAAACCTTCTTAGGCTGTCCATAATCTTCCTCTTGATAGTCCTCGTCTCCTGCAGCTGAACTCGCCTGATCTGAGATTTCAGTTCGGTTTTGCTCAACTTCGGCCTTGAAGATATCGTAGTTAATATTGTATTGTTGAAGTATCTGAGAAGCAATATTATCTTCATCTCTTAAGATAGACAAGAGTAAATGTTCTGTTCCAATTACATCACTCTTAAATATCTTTGCCTCTAAATAAGTGATTTTTAAAACTTTTTCAGCTTGTTTTGTTAAGGGTATGTTACCAAGATTTGCACTTGTAATAGAAGTTCCTTTAACTGCCTCCTCTATCGAACGACGTAAGCGCGAAGTATCAACATCGTTGTTTTCAAGTATCCTGATCGCCATCCCGTCTCCTTCTCTGATCAAACCGAGCAACAGATGTTCCGTGCCGATATAATCATGCCCAAGTCGCAATGCTTCCTCCCTACTATAGGAAATGACATCTTTTACACGTGGCGAAAATTTCGCATCCATATTTTAATCCTTTTTTTATGCTCTAATATATTAATATTCAATTAATCTATTCAAGCTTTTTTAAACTTTTAACAAGAACTGAGCCACAGCTCTTAACATGTCAATTTATGGCATTTTTATGAAATAACTGAAAAGAATGGCATTAAAAGTTTATTATTAGCGATATTTGGGAAAACAAATAAGAAAATATGTCAGACGAGAAAATTATTTTTTCGATGGCTGGGGTAAGTAAAACCTATCCGCCACAAAAACAAGTTTTAAAGAATATTTATTTGTCATTCTTTTACGGAGCAAAGATCGGTGTTATTGGTTTAAACGGTTCAGGGAAATCCTCTTTATTAAGGATCATTGCCGGTATAGACAAATCTTATCAGGGCGAAGTGGTATTTTCACCAGGTTATTCAGTTGGTCTGCTGGAACAAGAGCCTAAACTAGATCCAGAAAAGACTGTTCGGGAAACAGTTGAGGAAGGATGCGCAGATATCATTAATATTTTAAAAGAATACGAAGAGATCAATGAAAAATTTGGTTTACCTGAAGTCTATGAAGATGCCGACGCGATGGATAAGCTGATGACCAGACAGGGCGAGCTTCAAGACAAAATAGATGCGATGGGCGGCTGGGAATTGGACAACAAACTAGAGCGTGCAATGGATGCATTGCGATGCCCTGAACCCGATACGAAAATCGCAACGCTCTCGGGTGGTGAGAGAAGGCGCGTTGCTTTATGTAGATTATTACTTCAGGAACCAGATGTCCTTTTACTCGATGAGCCGACCAACCACTTGGACGCCGAGTCCATTGACTGGCTAGAACAACACCTGCATCAGTATAAAGGAACAGTGATTGCCGTGACACACGATCGGTATTTCCTTGATAATATTGCAGGTTGGATTCTGGAACTGGACAGAGGCGAAGGGATTCCTTGGAAAGGGAACTATTCTTCATGGTTGGATCAGAAGGCGAAACGTCTTGAACAAGAAGAAAAGTCTGAAAACAAACGCCAAAAAGCGCTTGAACGCGAGCTTGAATGGGCACGAATGGCACCGAAAGCGCGGCACGCTAAATCAAAAGCACGTTTGTCAAATTATGAAAAACTAGCTTCTGAAGAGACGAAAGAGCGTGAAGCAACGTTGGAGCTGTTTATTCCACCCGGTCCTCGGTTAGGCAATGTCGTTATCGAAGCTAACAACGTAAGCAAGGCTTATGGAGATAAGATCCTATTTGAGAACCTAAGTTTCTCTTTACCACCGGCAGGAATCGTTGGTATCATCGGACCTAATGGCGCAGGGAAAACAACATTATTCCGATTGATTACCGGTCAGGAATCTCCAGATAGCGGAACTTTCAAAGTCGGGGAAACCGTTGTGCTAGGTTATGTCGATCAGATGCACGACGATCTGGATCCGGAAAAGTCTGTCTGGGAAAACATTACGGATGGCCTCGATAACATACAACTGGGAAACCGTACGATCAACTCCCGCGCTTATGTCTCGAAGTTCAATTTTAATGGCGCAGATCAACAAAAAAAGGTGGGTGTCTTATCCGGTGGGGAAAGAAATCGAGTACATTTAGCAATTACCTTGAAAAAAAGCTCAAACGTATTACTGTTGGATGAACCAACGAACGACATCGATATTAACACCCTTAGGGCGCTTGAAGAGGGTTTAGAAAACTTTGGTGGTTGCGCTGTTATTATTTCACACGACCGCTGGTTCCTTGACCGCATTTGTACACATATCTTAGCTTTTGAAGGCGACTCCCAAGTATATTTCTTTGAGGGCAACTATTCCGAATATGAAGAAAACAGAAAGAAACGCCTTGGAGACCAAACTCCAAAAAGAATCAAATACAAGAAGCTAGCTTAAAGCTTAGCTATACATCAAATTGAATCCACTTATCCCCATTACCACCATATGTAAGGTATTGGGGATAAATTATCTCAGCTAAAAGCTCTAAATTATCAGCAAGCTTCGATTCGTCCTCTATTAAAGCATTCCCTTCATCTACTAAATAAATTCGATTATTTTTAACAGCGTTTGTCTGCTCCCACTCGCTAAGAGACAACAAAACACCTAAATCACCAAGTACCCCTTCTATCTGGTCGGTTAAAACAAGAATTAAATCGGGATTAAACATCGCTTTACCATCGCTCGCCTGTGTGTCATATATACGACCGCCGGCCATACGTAGAAGTTCATGTAACCAATCATTCATTTCATATTCAGGAGGGTTGACCGATGTCATAACCAATACCGCTGGCTTTTGGTCTTCCGAAATAAATTTTAGTTTGTGTAGAATAATATTGATCCGCTCTTCCTGATCGGCAGGGATATGAATAGACATAATTTTTTCTTTGACTACAAATGTACAAATTAGCACGGATCATACACATAGATATAAAAACAAAGAATCGCCTGTGTTTGCAGGCGATTCTTTGTTAAAAACTCATCAGTACTACCTGATGGAGAACCATCGTTACTCTGACAAGGTAATGGTTCTATTTATCGACGTGTTATCTCCAGAAAGAGGATTCCCGTTTTCATCAACAAGCGACAAGTTAACGGTAACTTCTCCGTTGGGAGCATTCACAATTTCATAAGGCCCCCAATTATCTAATAAGAAATCTTGTCCATTGACAGTTGCTTTAACTTTATTTCCGTCAGTCAAATCTGTATTCCATAGATAAAAGTCTAACAATACCCGGTCTGTGTCGACACCCTTATATTCGCCTTTCGGACGACTATAGAATAACGAAGCGTCCGTAGGCAAGTCCAGCTCTTCAATAGCACCATTTTCATCAACACGAAAATGCTTTAAAACAGCCGCGCCCTTTTCTTTAATCGACTCATGATAAGAACGGGATAAGAAAGAAAGTAAATAATGCTCACTGCCTAACTTAACAGTTGCTGAATGTTCTGGTTTATATAACGCAGCATAAGGTGTATTATCCAAAATAAAATGAATATGCTGACCTTCAGCTGAATTTGCCATATGATTAGCGTTGGAGTCATCGGTATGCTCTGTCAAGGTAAAGTTTTCCACATTATACTTAACCGTTATTTTAGCCGAATCGGAACCCACTTTTTCAGATGTCAACGAAGCTATTTCCAAACTTGCTCCGGGAAAAGCCTTAGAGTCTTCCACGGGAGTCACCTCTATCGACCCTGTTGTAGCCGTAGTCATATCCGTGCTATCTGAAGTGCTTGAATTATCAGAATTTTGGCTTCCCGAGTTACAAGCGGTAAAACCTAGTGTTGCAAATGCAAGAGCCGCAAGGCTCAATTTGAATGTTTGTTTCATTGTTTTGATTTTTTTCTTCTGACTTGTAATTGTAGTACAACAAGTAAAATTAATAATTGTTTAGAGAATGGCGAATTAATAAATAATTAAGCAAAAATTAGGTGGACGCATTTACGATTTGTTAATAATAAAATAACCTGATTATCAAAAGGAAACCTTATTTTGACAATAGAAAAAAACGAAATAGAAAAGCTAACTTTTAACTATTAACAATCACACTTATGACCTGGAAAAAGTTCAATGGCGAAACTCTGGGTGAAGACATCCTCGAAGAAGTAAATCGAGTGATAGCGAATGAATATGAAATGGGCAATCACTTAAAAGTTTGTATTGGAACAGACTCACAAGTAAAGGGCTCATTAATTGATTTTGCTACTGTCATCGTCTTTGTCCGTGAGAAGAAAGGTGCTTTTATGTTTATCCATCAAGAAAAGACAAAGGAAAAAATGACCATTAAAACCCGGATGTTGGCAGAAGTACAACGTTCTATTATGGTTGCTTACGACCTTTGTCCGCTTCTGGATCGTTATCATATAGACCTGGAAGTACACGCAGACATTAATACAAACCCACAATTTAAGTCCAATCAGGCCCTGCACGACGCTATGGGGTATATTCTAGGGATGGGTTTTGTATTTAAAGCAAAGCCCGAAGCATTTGCAAGCTCTGCTTGTGCCAATAAGATGGTTCAGTAAGAGCCCGTTTTTACTCATTACGGTCATCTCGGACAGCTATATAATTATTTATATGGCATACGACCTTGTCACCCTTCTTCAACCCACTACCCACCTTTTGATAAACGCGGAGGTATATCTGTTCGTTACGAACTAGCAGCTCTTCGTAAAAGCCTCTGAAAAAAACGGCGTCAATATAAAAACTACCCTCATCGTCAATTTCAACACGAATCCATTCTGGGTGAATTGCATAACATTCATGTTGCTGTTCGATCTGCAATGTCGCAACCTGGTCACCACGAAGAATATTACTCTTTGCTAACATTCGAGCAATATAGCGCGTCGGAGGACAATGATATAAACTGACCGGATGATCAACGGCGGCAAGTTTACCATCGTTGAGAATGACGAGTTGATCAGCCATCCCCAATACTTCAGCCGGATCATGCGAAACAATAATAACACTAAGCCCACTCGTCTCCACAATCGCTTTCAGATCTCGCTGGAGTTGATCTCGAAACGCCGCATCAACTTGATTAAAAGGCTCATCCATCAACAAGAGCAAAGGTTGGGTGACCAGAGCTCTGGCAATAGCTGCACGTTGCTTCTCTCCGCCGCTCAAATCGCTGATCCGCTGATCCCGCAAATGATCGATCCGTAGAGAAATAAGCACTTCCAGCGTACGCTTGTTCTTATATTCCAGATCTTCATTACTTAACCGGGATGCTACATTGTCATAAACCGTCGCAAACGTGTTCAGGTCATCAAAACCTTGGGAAACCATTCTCATTTCAGGATGTCCTGGAACCAACTGCTCGCTTGGCCCTAACACTCGGTAGCCGTTGAAGCGGATTTCGCCCTCATCGGGCTCAGACAAGCCGTAAATCAAACGCAATAACGTGCTTTTACCACTTCCACTCCTGCCGATGATCGCCGTAATCTCCTTCTCGGACATGGTAAAACCAATGTCTTGTAACCCTCCAGAATCAGTCTGTTCAGAAAATTTCCGAGCTACCTTTCTTACACTTAATAAAGGCAACCCAGATTCGTAACTCGGGGTTTCAGGTAAATCACACGAATTGTTCGAAGGAGGTACTGACATACATCTGCATTGATTAATACGCAGCGAAGTTAAGAATAAATATGCGACTGACTACTTGTTAAACAAAGCTTTCACATCAACTTGTAAAATCCCCTGATCAGTTTCATTGAATTCAACCACCTGACTTCCGCCAACCTGAAGGTTATTTGCTACGAAATTTAAGACGCCACTTAATAACTTTGGACGCTCACGTAGAGACGATGCAAGTGATTCTTCAAAACCACCTTCTTCATCTGTTGTCTTCTCTGTCGAAGTAAGCAAGTCATGTTCCTGCCCAACGGTCTCGAGTGTTATTTCAGCAGCATCAGGGACAGACTCAAATACAGGGTCATTCACAACCGGATCATCTTCATCAGTGTTCGCCATTGCGATCGCTTCTTCTGCATTCAGCGCTACCCCACTTCGTTTAACCGTTTGCTGAGAATCGTCAGACTCTATTCCCTCCGACGCGGTTGGATCCTCTGCGGTATTGTCAGCTTGTTCGGGTCGTGGCTCCACATAAGCCAACCGCGTCTCTACTTTCTCAGTCGGCCGACTTTCCTCCTGTCGCTGAGGAGGCAGCCCCTCCGCTACGACCGGCTTGGAAGTATCTTCAGGCTTTACTCCGTGATCATCGTTACTCTGAGCGGGCTTCTGCTTCTGAACCAATTCCTGAGTTTGGCCAGCAAGCGACTCATCCGGCCTTGTCCGAACCTCGTTCGGTTGCAGTCTCCATATCAAAAAACCAAATAATAAAAGACCTGCGGCAATTTTCAAGAACCAAGAACCTCCCAACTTTTTCTTTTTAGTACCAAAGTCAGCAGGCAGTGGTTCAACAAGCGGATCCTCTCCAACAACTTGTCCCTTCCCTTGGTTTTCATCTAGCTTCGCCGATATTTTATCCCATAAAGCAAATGGGACTTCCGAAGAATGATCTTCAAGTTTGCCTTTAAACAGCTGATCGATATCCTTTTTACGATTTGATGCCATCTACTTCCCTTTCTATAATTTTCATTTTTTCCTGTAATCTTGCTCGTGCCCGTGACAGCTGCGATTTCGAGGCTCCTTCAGAGATGTTCAACCTATCAGCGATCTCTTTATGCGAAAACCCTTCTATTGAATACATATTAAATACCAAGCGGTAACCTGCGGGTAGCTCCTGAATCATATCCAGCAACTCTTGAATCGTTACCCGATCAGAGTCAAAACTCTGCAAGAAAACCTGTTCTTCTCCGTCAACCGCATCGACACTTTTAACGCTCGTTTTTTTCCTGCACA from Pedobacter indicus carries:
- a CDS encoding ABC transporter ATP-binding protein, producing the protein MSVPPSNNSCDLPETPSYESGLPLLSVRKVARKFSEQTDSGGLQDIGFTMSEKEITAIIGRSGSGKSTLLRLIYGLSEPDEGEIRFNGYRVLGPSEQLVPGHPEMRMVSQGFDDLNTFATVYDNVASRLSNEDLEYKNKRTLEVLISLRIDHLRDQRISDLSGGEKQRAAIARALVTQPLLLLMDEPFNQVDAAFRDQLQRDLKAIVETSGLSVIIVSHDPAEVLGMADQLVILNDGKLAAVDHPVSLYHCPPTRYIARMLAKSNILRGDQVATLQIEQQHECYAIHPEWIRVEIDDEGSFYIDAVFFRGFYEELLVRNEQIYLRVYQKVGSGLKKGDKVVCHINNYIAVRDDRNE
- a CDS encoding RNA polymerase sigma factor, translated to MDLESLLAGCIENDRKAQEMLYQSIAPKMMTVCLRYADSQYEAEEILQVGFIKLFNGIRTFAGKGSFEGWVRRIFVNTAIEMCRKKTSVKSVDAVDGEEQVFLQSFDSDRVTIQELLDMIQELPAGYRLVFNMYSIEGFSHKEIADRLNISEGASKSQLSRARARLQEKMKIIEREVDGIKS